From Bradyrhizobium sp. sBnM-33:
AGGGAGGCGACCATGGCGATATCAGGACCTGCTTTCATAGTTCGATGATAGCCGAAGCATCGACGTGAGGCAAGGCGCTATTCTCACAGCCGTCATTGCGAGGAGCGCAAGCGACGAAGCAATCCATTCCTCCGCTTGCGGCGCGATGGATTGCTTCGCTTGCGCTCGCAATGACGGAGAAACCATCGGAGTGCCAACTAATGACCGTCACCGTCTTCATCCGCTACCAACTCGACCCGTTCAAGCGCGCCTTGTTCGAAGAATATTCCAAAAACTGGCTCACCATCATTCCGAAATGCGGCGGCGATCTCCTCGGCTACTGGATGCCGCACGAGGGCACCAACAACATCGCGTTCGCGCTGATCTCGTTCGACAGCCTCGCGTCTTATGAAAGCTACCGCGCGCGGCTGCGTGCGGACGGCGAAGGCAAGGCCAATTTTGATTTCGCCGAGGAGAACAAGTTCATCCTCGCGGAGGAGCGGACGTTCCTGCGCAAGGTCGTGGCGTGAGACGTCTGGCGGAGCAGACGCAGCGTTGCTATGTAGGCGGCGCCAACAAACCGAGGGGAGCGAAACCCATGCTGACATCTGCTGACAAACGCGCCGCATTCAGGAAGTTGCACGAGAGCGGATGCTTCATCATCCCCAACCCGTTTGACGTCGGCAGCGCGAAGGCGTTGCAGCATCTCGGCTTCAAGGCGCTGGCGTCCACCAGCGCCGGCTTCGCCTGGACCATAGGCAAGGCCGACAACTGCGTCACCGTCGACGACGTCTGCACCCATCTCGCCGCGATCTGCGCTGCGGTCGATATTCCCGTCAATGCCGACTTCGAGGATGGCTTTGCGCACGAGCCGGACAAGGTCGGCGCCAATGTCGCGCGCGCCGTCACGACCGGCGTGGCCGGCCTGTCGATCGAGGATTTTACCGGCGACAACGCAAAGCCGCTGTTCGATCGCGCGTTGGCGGTTGATCGCATCAAGGCGGCGCGGCAGGCGATCGATGCCGACAATAGCGGCGTGCTGCTCACCGGCCGCTGCGAGGCGTTTCTGCGTGGGCAGAAGGATTTGAAGCTCGTCATCGACCGGCTCACCGCCTATGCCGAAGCCGGCGCCGATTGCCTCTACGCGCCCGGCATCGCGACGCCGGAAGAGATTTCGGCGGTCGTGAAGGCGGTGTATCCAAAACCCGTCAATCTCCTGGTCGGGGCGGCCGGCCCGTCGTTGCAGGCGGCCTCCGATCTCGGCGTGCGCCGCATCAGCGTCGGCGCTTCGCTGGCGCGGATGGCCTGGGCCGGCTTCATGAAGGCGTCAAAGGAGATGGTAGAGAAGGGCACCTTCGGCGAATTCGCCAACGGCTACTCGGGCGGCGAGCTCAACAAGATGTTCAGTTAGCAAGCAAGGCGCAAAAGAAAAGCAGCGGGCGTTAAACCCGCTGCTTTGTTAGCGTGTGTCCACTCTACTGCTTGGCGCGGTCGACCTCCGTGCCAGTCGGGTTTTGTGACGGCGGCGTCGGGCGATTGGTCGCGGCGCCGGTGGTCGTTCCCGGTTCGGTATTCGCGCGCGGCGTTACGTCACGCATTCCCGGAGGTGCCGACGGATTGGCCGGCTGCGTCTGCGCGCTCTGGTTGGTCGACGAGGTACCGGCCTGCTGCACGGTGGTGTTGTTCAGGCCATAGAACAGCGCGCCGAGTACGAGCGCGATGGCAACGGCGAACATCGCGACCTTGCCTCCACTGGGCGGACCTTCGGACAGCGCGGGATCGGGCTGCAGCTCATTGTCGAGACTATTAAGGCGGGCCTGACGGCGGACTTCTTCATCGCTCAGGCCGGCGCGGTACGGATCGTTCGGATCGGGTTGGTATGCCATGAATGGGTTCCTCCGTTAGCATCCCGAAGTCAAGCATGAGGACAATGGCCGGCGTGCGCGGATGTTCCGCGCCAACGTTGCAACCCCCGTAATGTTGGAACCCGCGATTTCCTCAGGGCGGTCCGCGTTGACGGCGGCGTTCCCCGGATGCCGCGCAGCGCCATAAGCGCGTTTACACGCGCCTTCGACGCGCTATGGCGGTGCGCTGCTGATCGGGGGTCCAGTGCATCGAGGAAGCATGGGCCCCGGCTCTGCGGCGCACCGCTGAAGAAGCTCTGCACCCCGTCCCGGACACGATCATTTACGCCGCGCTTTCGCGACTTCCGCCGCCGTCACCAGCGGCGCGGCATTGCCCCAGGCATTGCGGATATAGTTGGTCACGTCGGCGACCTCCTGGTCGGTCCACTTTGCATAACCAGGCATCGATCCCTTGTTGGGCGCGCGTGGCGTCGTCACGGTCTCGGCGCCGTCGAGAATGATGCGCAGCGCAGAGGAGGCATCGGCCGATTGCAAATTGGCATTGCCGGGCAGCGGCGGATAAATCCGCGGCGCACCCGATCCGTCCGTTTCGTGGCAGGCGATGCAGGCGCCGGTGTAGAGCCTTTCGCCTGCGGCCATTTGCGAAGGCGAGGGCGGGGTGACCTTCGGTTCCGGTGCACCCGCCGGCAGGTCTTTCAAATAAACCGCGATGGCGCGAACATCCGCATCGCTCATCTTCGAGGTGGAATTGACCACGACCTCCGACATCAACTGGCCGGCGTGGCTTTTGGCGTTGCGGCCGCTCTGCAGATATTCGGCGATTTCTTCCACGCTCCAGGATTTCAGGCCGCTGCGCTCGGCGGCGTCGAGGCGCGGCGCGAACATGCCCGCGACGCGCCCGCCGCCATAAGTCTGGCCGCGCTTGTCCGCGCCGAGAAAGTTCTTCGGCGTATGGCAGGCGCCGCAATGGGCGACGCCCTCGACCAGATAGCGGCCGCGATTCCATTCCGCGCTCTTGGCCTGGTCCGGCATCAGGATGCCGGGCTTGAAGAACAGCCAGTTCCAGCCGCGCATGACGAAGCGGTAATTGAATGGCCAGCGCAGCTCCGGCTCACGCGGTGCGTTTTTGACCGGCGTCAGCGTCGCCAGATAGGCGCGGATCGCAAGAATGTCCTGCCGCGTCAGCTTCGTAAAATTCGGATAGGGGAAGGCCGGGTAATAACGCGAGCCGTCCCGCGCCACGCCGAAGCGGAGCGCGCGGTAGAAATCGTCATCGCTCCACGCGCCGAGCCCGGTTTCGCGATCCGGCGTCAGGTTGGGCGCGTAGATGCCGCCGAACTGGGTATCGATCCGCTTGCCGCCGGCGAACGGCTTTGCGGGATCGGCGGTGTGGCAGCTTGCGCAGTCGCCGGCTTCGGTCAGCGCCTTGCCGCGCGCGATGTCCTCAGGCGCCGGCTCGGGCCTTCGTTGCTCGCTGGACTGGGCATGTCCTTCGCCAACAGCGAACGCAGTGCACAAAAGCACGCCGGCAAGAATCGTCCGCATGATCCGGCGTAGTCCCTGCACCATCTGGCCTCCCAAGGCGTTATAGCGCGAAAGCGGATCGAGAGGGGGCGTCATGCCGTTTCGCGCCGAGGCTTCCGGACGACACAAACCGAAAAGGGCTGCCGCTCTTCCCGGCACGAAGTTGCGATTTTTGAAGGCACGGCTCAGAAGGCGAGATTAATGGTGCGCCCGCGGAAAAATTCGACATAGACTGGTTCTAATGAGTTCAGATGACTAGCTAAAAAAGCAGTCGTCGCGATCAAGGCTAAGGCCAAAGAGGGCTGCTGCATGGGAATCAACCAGGGTCCGATCAGTCTCGATCAGAAGTACACGCAAGGCTCCGGCCACATCTTCCTGACCGGCATCCAGGCGCTGGTCCGCCTGCCGATGGCGCAAATCCGCCGCGACCGCGCCGCGGGACTGAACACCGCTGGCTTCATTTCCGGCTACCGCGGCTCACCGCTCGGCGGCTATGACCAGCAACTCTTCGCCGCCCGCAAGCACCTCGAACAATACAACATCAAGTTTCAGCCTGGCGTGAACGAGGACCTCGCCGCCACCGCGATCTGGGGTTCGCAGCAGCTCAACCTTTCGCCCGGCGCCAAATATGATGGCGTGGTCGGCATCTGGTACGGCAAGGGCCCCGGCGTCGACCGCTGCGGCGACGTGTTCCGGCACGGCAACACGGCCGGCTCGGCGAAGCACGGCGGGGTGCTCTGTCTCGCCGGCGACGATCACGGTGCGAAGTCCTCGACCGTGCCGCATCAGTCGGACCACGCCTTCATCTCGGCGCTGATGCCTTACCTCTATCCTTCCAGCATCCATGAAATGATCGAGATGGGCCTGCTGGGCATCGCAATGTCGCGCTATTCCGGCTGCTGGGTCGGCATGAAGGTGATCACCGAGACGGTAGAGACTACCGCCGAGATCGATCTTACCGACGAGATGACGCCGTTCGCGATCCCGACCGATTTCGAGATGCCGCCGGGCGGCCTCAATCTGCGCTGGCCCGACGATCGCTATGCGCAGGACCTGCGCCTGCAGGACTACAAGGGCTATGCGGCGATCGCCTTCGCCCGCGCCAACAAGATCAACCGCATCACCATGGATTCGCCGAATGCCCGTTACGGCATCATGGCGTCCGGCAAGAGCTACGAGGACATCCGTCAGGCGCTGCGCGAACTCGGCATCACCGAAGAGGTCGCGGCCAAGATCGGGCTCCGTCTCTACAAGATCGGGATGCCCTGGCCGCTGGAGCCGGAAGGCGTGCGCAATTTCGCCGTCGGCCTCGAGGAAATCTTCATCGTCGAAGAGCGCCGCGAGATCGTCGAGAATCAGGTCAAGCAGGAGCTGTTCAACTGGCGCGACGACGTCCGGCCGCGCATCGTCGGCAAGATGGACGACCACGACAAACGGTTTCTCACCTTCGCCGCTGAACTTTCTGTCGCCTCACTGGCGAGCTCACTGACCGAGCGGCTGCTTCGACTTAATCTCAATCCTGAAATCGCAGCGATGCTGCGCGCCAAGGCCGACTGGTTCAACGGCCGTCAGGCGACCCAGATGCAGGCGGTCGCCCCGATCACCCGCACGCCGTATTTCTGCTCGGGCTGCCCCCACAACACCTCGACCAAGGTGCCGGAAGGCAGCCGCGCCTTCGCCGGCATCGGCTGTCACTTCATGGCGCTGTGGATGGATCGCTCGACCGAGACCTACACCCATATGGGAGGCGAGGGCGTGCCGTGGGTCGGCGTCGCTCCCTTCACCAAGGAAGAGCACGTGTTCGCCAATCTCGGCGACGGCACCTACTTCCACTCCGGCAGCCTCGCGATCCGCCAGGCGATCGCCTCCGGCGCCAACATCACCTACAAGATCCTCTATAACGACGCGACCGCGATGACCGGCGGCCAGCATGTCGACGGCGAATTGTCGCCGCAGCAGATCACCTTCCAGCTCCACTCGGAGGGCATCCGCAACATCTATCTGGTCTCGGAAAATCCTGACGCCTATCCGGCGTCCGAGATCGCGCCCGGCGTCAAGACGGCGCATCGCGACGAACTCGACGCTGTCCAGAGGACCTGCCGCACGCTGAAGGGCACCTCGGCGATCGTCTTCGTGCAGACCTGCGCCGCCGAAAAGCGCCGCAGACGCAAGCGCGGCCTGATGGAAGACCCGGCGCGCCGCGTCATGATCAATCCGGCGGTGTGCGAGGGCTGCGGCGATTGCTCGGTGCAGTCGAACTGCATTTCGGTCGAGCCGCTAGAGACCGAGATGGGGCGCAAGCGCACCATCAACCAGTCGACCTGCAACAAGGACTATTCGTGTCTCAAGGGCTTTTGCCCGTCCTTCGTCACCATCGACGGCGGCAAGCCGCGCCGCCGCGCGCCGGCCAGCCTTGATGGTACAGGTCTTGGCGACATCGGCGATCTACCGGAGCCCACGTCACAGCCCTCGCTGGAGCGGCCGTATAACATCGCAGTCGGCGGCGTCGGCGGCACCGGCGTCTTGACCATCGGCGCGCTGCTCGGCATGGCCGCGCATATCGAAGGCAAGGCCAGCATGATCCTCGACATGTCCGGTCTCGCGCAGAAGGGCGGCGCGGTGCTGAGTCATGTCCGACTCTCGGAGCACACCGCCGACGTCACCTGTTCGCGCATCGTCACCGGCACCGCCGATCTGGTGATGGCCGCCGACGAGGTGGTGGCGGCCGCCAAGGACACCATCACGCTTTGCGAAGCCAGCCGCACCGTCGGCGTGATCAATACGCACGTGATTCCGACCGCCGACTTCATCCTCAACCGCGACTTCAACTTCCAGAGCCGCAAGGTCAACCACGTGCTGGAGACCGAGCTGCGCAAGGACTCTTCTTTCTACGACTTCACCAAGCCCGCCGAGGCTCTCCTCGGTGACTCCATCGCCACCAACATCATGATGCTGGGCTACGCCTATCAGAAGGGGCTGCTGCCGCTGTCGGCGAAGGCGATTCTGCAGGCGATCGAGGTCAACGGCGTCTCGATCAAGATGAACACGCAGGCCTTCCAGCTCGGCCGTCTCGCCGCCGCCGATCCGGCGCGGATCGAGGCCATGATGAAGGGCCAGGACGAGCCGGTGGTCGCGAAGACGCTGGAGGCGATGACGCTCGACGAGATCATCGCCCATCGCAGCGCCTTCTTGACCGATTATCAAAATGCCGCGCTCGCCGAGCGCTATCGGGCTCTCGTGAAGCGCGTGCGCGATGCGGCGATCGACGGCGGTTATGGCGAGGCCTTGCCGCGCGCAGTTGCGATCAACTACGCAAAGCTGCTCGCCTACAAGGACGAGTACGAAGTCGCACGGCTGTTCACCGATGGCCGCTTCGAAAAGCAGCTCCGCGACCAGTTCGAAGGCGACTTCAAGTTCAACTTCAACCTGGCGCCGCCGATCCTCGGCGGAGGGCTCGACGCGCTCGGCCGGCCGAAGAAGCGCGCCTTCGGCGCGTGGATGATGCCAGTGTTCCGAACATTGACAAGGCTGCGCTTCCTCCGCGGCACGCCGTTCGACATTTTTGGCTACAGCGCCGACCGCAAGCTCGAACGCGACCTGATTGTGGCTTACGAGAAGGACGTCGCCACCGTGCTCGGCGCGCTGTCGCCGATCACGCACGACACTGCCGTCGAACTCCTGTCCTTGCCCGACCGCATCCGCGGTTACGGTCCAATCAAGGAAAAGGCGGTCGCGGACGCCAATGCGCGCCACGCGCAACTCACCGCCGATCTCGCCAACCCGCCGCCGGCACCGCGCCAGTTGGCGGCGGAATGATCGCGTAGGGTGGGCAAAGGCGCTCGCGCCGTGCCCACCATCTATACTCCGCTCGTGATGGTGGGCACGCTTCGCTTTGCACACCCTACGAACGCTGCGTTCCGGGGACGAGCGGCCGGACGAATTGCCCGATTGAATCAACGCCTTGTTTCCAGAGCTTCGATGGGGTGTAGTCGCCATCAGCTTGTCACTGCGTTGACGCATTGCCTGCTTCGCACCAGCAACGGGTTAGCAGATGGACCAGCCCCTCGCCGACATCGGCATCATCTCCGCCTATCGCTTTGCGGGCGACGGTTCCGCGACGAAGCTCGACGTCGCCAACCTCGATGCGGAACTCGCCGATCCGCACGGCTGGCTGTGGCTGCATTTCAATCTGTCCAACCGTCGCTGCCACGACTGGCTCGCCAGTGCGCCGCTGTCCGATGTTGCGCGCGAGACCTTGCTAGATGCCGACGAGCATATCCGCCTCGATATTTTCGACGAGGAGATCGCCGGCGTTTTGCCCGACCTGCACCAGGAGTTCATGCAGGAGGGCGACGATCTCCTGCGGGTGCACTTTGCGATATCGTCAAAGCTGATGATCACGGCTCGGCGCAAGCCGCTGCGCGCGATCGAGCTGACGCGGCGTGCGCTCGATAGCGGCCGCAAGTTTCCCACCCCGGTGTCACTGTTCGATGCGATCGTCGACCAGTTCGCCGATGTGATCGGACGCTACTCGGCGAGCCTCGGGGACGAACTCGACATCGTTGAGAATCATGTACTGCACGATGAGATCGACGATGAGCGATTGCGGCTTGGCCGCGTGCGCCTGCAGGCGATCCGCACGCGGCGGCAGCTGTCGCAGATCCGTGCGCTGTTTCATCGCATGGAGACGCGCGAGGACGTTGAATCGGAAACCCTGCTATCGGCGATGCGCAAGCTTGCGCAGAAGTTCGATGCGCTCGACTACGAGTTCAGCGCGATCTATGAGCGCGCGCGGCTGCTGCAGGACGAGATCGCCGGCCGCATGACGGCGATCACCAACCGACGCCTGTTCACGCTATCGGTCCTGACCGCGTGCATGCTGCCTTCGACGCTGGTCACCGGCTTCTTCGGCATGAACACCAAGGACATGCCATTCCAGACCGGCGACGGCGGCACCTGGTATGCGCTTCTGCTGGTGATCGCCGCGGGAGCACTGACCTGGTGGCTGCTTAGGCGGACCAAGGCCTTGTAGGCCGATCATGGTGTGACAGGAGCCTCGGCCGGCATGCCCGCGAAGCAGGCATCGCCCCGGCTATGGCGAACGTGGCACATACTCGCGTCGTGCCGCAACTCCCGTCCCAATCGAAAGATCATGAAACTAGCTAGCTGCGTAGGGTGGGCAAAGCAAAGCGCCCATCGCCACCGGTGGTTATGGTGGGCACGCGGAGCCTGTCATCGGGCGCGCGTCCGCGCGATCCGTTGGCTTTGCCCCCATGCGGAACTCATGAATCCGTGGAGGCGGCCAAATGCCCGCTTTTGTGCACATTCTGGACCTGGCTCTCCGCTCTTTCGGGAGCGTGGAAAGAGAGTTAGAGTTCAGTCGATCAGCGCCAGATAGACGTGCCGAAATCCTATGATTGAGGGCAACGTCGGTGCCTTCAACAGCAAGCATTGCACATTCAAAACGGGTTGCAGGCGCAGTTTGTCGCGCAATGGACCGGTGCGTGCAATGTCCAGGCACGGAGCAACAAACCGAGATCGGAGAATGAGGAGGGACAGAGAGCTATCTGATCACTCAAACTTACGGACGATTACAAGGCTTAAAGGAGACTCACGATGAACGCGAAATCGGGACGAACCTTATTTGCCGCCGGCCTGATTACTGCGACGCTCGCAAGCGGCGCAACCGGCCAGCAAAACGAAAAGCTCGGTAAGGTGAACTTTCCTACCTCCTGCGACCCCAAAGTCCAAGTCGAGTTTGACCGCGGCGTCGCCATGCTTCATTCGTACTGGTTCTTGATTGCCCGCCGAAAATTCGAAGAGATCCTGCAGCAGGATCCCACTTGCGCCATGGCATATTGGGGCGTGGCCATGGACTTGCTTGGTAACACCCTTGCAACTACCCCGTCACGGGCGGACGCGCAGGCAGCTTGGGAGGCACTCGAAAGGGCGCGGGCTGCCGGGCCGAAGACCCAGCGCGAGCGCGATTGGATCGAGGCGCTGAGCGCCTACTTTCGCGACCATGACAAGGTCGCCGTAAATGCCCGGCTGGCAGCCTACAATGCCGCGATGGCGCAGATGGCGCAGAATTATCCTGACGACTACGAGGTCCAGGCCTTTTATGCCCTGACGCTTCAAGCCGCGGCACCGAAGAGCGACCTCACCTATGCCAATCAGATCAAGTCCGCGGCGCTGTTGGAGAAGCTCTACGAGCAGAATCCGCAGCATCCGGGCGTGACGCACTACCTCATTCACGCTTACGACTTCCCGCCGCTCGCCGAGAAGGGAATAGCGTCAGCGCGGCGCTATGCCGGCATCGCGCCGGCCGTGCCGCACGCGCGGCACATGCCGTCGCACATCTACTCCATGGTTGGCCT
This genomic window contains:
- a CDS encoding CorA family divalent cation transporter; its protein translation is MDQPLADIGIISAYRFAGDGSATKLDVANLDAELADPHGWLWLHFNLSNRRCHDWLASAPLSDVARETLLDADEHIRLDIFDEEIAGVLPDLHQEFMQEGDDLLRVHFAISSKLMITARRKPLRAIELTRRALDSGRKFPTPVSLFDAIVDQFADVIGRYSASLGDELDIVENHVLHDEIDDERLRLGRVRLQAIRTRRQLSQIRALFHRMETREDVESETLLSAMRKLAQKFDALDYEFSAIYERARLLQDEIAGRMTAITNRRLFTLSVLTACMLPSTLVTGFFGMNTKDMPFQTGDGGTWYALLLVIAAGALTWWLLRRTKAL
- a CDS encoding oxaloacetate decarboxylase produces the protein MLTSADKRAAFRKLHESGCFIIPNPFDVGSAKALQHLGFKALASTSAGFAWTIGKADNCVTVDDVCTHLAAICAAVDIPVNADFEDGFAHEPDKVGANVARAVTTGVAGLSIEDFTGDNAKPLFDRALAVDRIKAARQAIDADNSGVLLTGRCEAFLRGQKDLKLVIDRLTAYAEAGADCLYAPGIATPEEISAVVKAVYPKPVNLLVGAAGPSLQAASDLGVRRISVGASLARMAWAGFMKASKEMVEKGTFGEFANGYSGGELNKMFS
- a CDS encoding NIPSNAP family protein → MTVTVFIRYQLDPFKRALFEEYSKNWLTIIPKCGGDLLGYWMPHEGTNNIAFALISFDSLASYESYRARLRADGEGKANFDFAEENKFILAEERTFLRKVVA
- a CDS encoding cytochrome c, which gives rise to MRTILAGVLLCTAFAVGEGHAQSSEQRRPEPAPEDIARGKALTEAGDCASCHTADPAKPFAGGKRIDTQFGGIYAPNLTPDRETGLGAWSDDDFYRALRFGVARDGSRYYPAFPYPNFTKLTRQDILAIRAYLATLTPVKNAPREPELRWPFNYRFVMRGWNWLFFKPGILMPDQAKSAEWNRGRYLVEGVAHCGACHTPKNFLGADKRGQTYGGGRVAGMFAPRLDAAERSGLKSWSVEEIAEYLQSGRNAKSHAGQLMSEVVVNSTSKMSDADVRAIAVYLKDLPAGAPEPKVTPPSPSQMAAGERLYTGACIACHETDGSGAPRIYPPLPGNANLQSADASSALRIILDGAETVTTPRAPNKGSMPGYAKWTDQEVADVTNYIRNAWGNAAPLVTAAEVAKARRK
- a CDS encoding indolepyruvate ferredoxin oxidoreductase family protein; this encodes MGINQGPISLDQKYTQGSGHIFLTGIQALVRLPMAQIRRDRAAGLNTAGFISGYRGSPLGGYDQQLFAARKHLEQYNIKFQPGVNEDLAATAIWGSQQLNLSPGAKYDGVVGIWYGKGPGVDRCGDVFRHGNTAGSAKHGGVLCLAGDDHGAKSSTVPHQSDHAFISALMPYLYPSSIHEMIEMGLLGIAMSRYSGCWVGMKVITETVETTAEIDLTDEMTPFAIPTDFEMPPGGLNLRWPDDRYAQDLRLQDYKGYAAIAFARANKINRITMDSPNARYGIMASGKSYEDIRQALRELGITEEVAAKIGLRLYKIGMPWPLEPEGVRNFAVGLEEIFIVEERREIVENQVKQELFNWRDDVRPRIVGKMDDHDKRFLTFAAELSVASLASSLTERLLRLNLNPEIAAMLRAKADWFNGRQATQMQAVAPITRTPYFCSGCPHNTSTKVPEGSRAFAGIGCHFMALWMDRSTETYTHMGGEGVPWVGVAPFTKEEHVFANLGDGTYFHSGSLAIRQAIASGANITYKILYNDATAMTGGQHVDGELSPQQITFQLHSEGIRNIYLVSENPDAYPASEIAPGVKTAHRDELDAVQRTCRTLKGTSAIVFVQTCAAEKRRRRKRGLMEDPARRVMINPAVCEGCGDCSVQSNCISVEPLETEMGRKRTINQSTCNKDYSCLKGFCPSFVTIDGGKPRRRAPASLDGTGLGDIGDLPEPTSQPSLERPYNIAVGGVGGTGVLTIGALLGMAAHIEGKASMILDMSGLAQKGGAVLSHVRLSEHTADVTCSRIVTGTADLVMAADEVVAAAKDTITLCEASRTVGVINTHVIPTADFILNRDFNFQSRKVNHVLETELRKDSSFYDFTKPAEALLGDSIATNIMMLGYAYQKGLLPLSAKAILQAIEVNGVSIKMNTQAFQLGRLAAADPARIEAMMKGQDEPVVAKTLEAMTLDEIIAHRSAFLTDYQNAALAERYRALVKRVRDAAIDGGYGEALPRAVAINYAKLLAYKDEYEVARLFTDGRFEKQLRDQFEGDFKFNFNLAPPILGGGLDALGRPKKRAFGAWMMPVFRTLTRLRFLRGTPFDIFGYSADRKLERDLIVAYEKDVATVLGALSPITHDTAVELLSLPDRIRGYGPIKEKAVADANARHAQLTADLANPPPAPRQLAAE